The Thermosinus carboxydivorans Nor1 genomic sequence GTTCACACAAAATTGACGCTTATTCAAGGTTTGACATAACCGTAACCCTCAGCCTGTTTCTTGACGATCTCCGTAATACCTGCCGGGATGACGGTCACGAAGGGGTGGAGAGACTTCTCTTCCACGGCATTCATCTTCAAGGCATTAGCACAGGCAAGAAAAGGAATGCCCAGCTCCCGAAGCTCCTGCATGTCGCGCAGGAGCTGTTGACGGAATTCACCGCTCCAGGTTGGCGGCAGTTTTTCCCCGATCTCCGGGGAAGTAGCATAGAGAAGAACCGCGGGGCCGTTGGCGACGACCTCAGCTTGGATGTTTTCTGATCCGATGTCTTTAATCAAGTTGCGCAGGTTAAGCAAAGCGACAGGCCAACGGTTAAGCTCATTAACGTGAAACAGAATCTTGTAGGGCAACATCAAAAGACCTCCTTCCAGTAATTTTTCAACATTGTAACTTGAATGGGGAGACGGAAAATTGTAGTGATTTGTCGAGCAATCGAAATACCTTATTCGTAGTATTAAGAAATCAAATCTTTTCGCCGGCGTATTCTGTGCTATCCACTTAAATTTTGATTTATAATAATCTAAGGTAATGGTCCTTTTAAGGAAGGAGGACAACTAATGATTGTTGACACACTCAAAGTATTCGTCACCGTCATCGAACAAAAAAGTTTTTCGCGTGCAGCCGACATCCTATATATATCTCAACCCAGTGTAAGCTTACACATCCGGAACCTCGAAAATGAACTGGGAACAAAACTCCTTCATCGATCATCGAAACATGTAGAGCCAACCCAGTCTGGCGATATCCTCTATCAGCACGCCAAAAATATTCTCTTGCTTTATGAAGAAGCCAAACAGAAGATCAACCTGTTGAAGAATGAGGTTACAGGTTCTTTAAAAATTGGTGCCAGTTTTACCATCGGGGAATACATCCTTCCAGCACTCCTGGCAGAGTTGGCCGTCCAGTATCCCAAAGTTGATATAGAGGTTACTATTGACAACACGGAGGAGATTGCCCAGAAAATCCACTCCAATCACCTTGACATTGGACTGGTGGAAGGGAACGTTAGTCATGTGGATTTGAATATCCAAACATTCGCCAAA encodes the following:
- a CDS encoding DsrE family protein; protein product: MLPYKILFHVNELNRWPVALLNLRNLIKDIGSENIQAEVVANGPAVLLYATSPEIGEKLPPTWSGEFRQQLLRDMQELRELGIPFLACANALKMNAVEEKSLHPFVTVIPAGITEIVKKQAEGYGYVKP
- a CDS encoding LysR substrate-binding domain-containing protein, which codes for MIVDTLKVFVTVIEQKSFSRAADILYISQPSVSLHIRNLENELGTKLLHRSSKHVEPTQSGDILYQHAKNILLLYEEAKQKINLLKNEVTGSLKIGASFTIGEYILPALLAELAVQYPKVDIEVTIDNTEEIAQKIHSNHLDIGLVEGNVSHVDLNIQTFAKDEMILVVSNNHPLARLPVVTTEDLQDQVWILRESGSGTRAFSDLLIEDLGLRVKRSFVFGSNEGVKQAVIAGLGIALVSCLIIRKELDAEELTALRIKEKRLFRSLSIIRPKEPTTSKAIEIFMEKLLSSEK